Genomic window (Gemmatimonas sp.):
CCTGGGAGGCGAACATGATGGAGGCCGATCTGCGCGAAGCACGCGGCGACAAAGCCGGGGCCATTCGCGCCCTCGACCGGCTGAACTGGATCTGGCCATACGATCCCACGGTGCACGTGCGCATGGCTACGCTGAGTGCTGCACAGGGTGATCGCGCGCGGGCCGTGCTGGAGCGTCGGGCCATTATCGCCATGGGGCCCACCGATCTGCTCGACGCGCGCTACGAGCTGGCGCGGGCGCTGCGCGACGCCGGGGATATCGCGGGTGCCCGGCGCGAGTTGTTGCAGGTGCTCGAAGAGGCCCCGTCGTTCGAGAAGGCACAGGCCCTGTTGCTGGAGCTCCGCGGCAAATGATATCACGCACCCGCGTCCTGTTGTTCACGGCACTGCTGTTGTCGTCGTTCGCTCCATGTGAGCGGGCGCAGGCGCAGCGGCGCGGCCAGCAACCGGCGTTTCTCCCGAACGTGCCGTACGACGGCCGACTCACCTTCGTGCGGGTGAAGTACCAGATGCCGGAGTTCGGCGGCGGCGGCGGATTCCGCGGCGGCCGCGACATTCCGTGGAGCCACGACTATCCGCGCGGCGAGCGGCACTTCACCAAGATCGTGAGTGAGCTGTCGAGCACGCGGGTGCGCATTGATGCTAGCAACATCCTCACGCTTGACGATCCGCTGCTGGGCAAATACCCGATTGCGTACATGGCGGAGGCGGGATTCTGGCGTCCGAGTGACGCCGAAGCGTTGGGACTGCGCAATTACTTGGCCAAGGGTGGCTTCATCATCTTCGATGATTTCGCCGGCGAGCATTGGATGAATTTCGAAATGCAGATGAAGAAGGTACTGCCGAACCTGCGGCCCATCGAGCTGGATCTGTCGCATCCGATCTTCGACTCGTTTTATCGCATCAAGAGTCTGGAGTACGACCATCCGGTGTATCGAGGAGCAAAGTCGGTGTTCTACGGTGTGTTCGAGGACAACGATCCGAAGAAGCGCATGCTGGCGATCGTGAACTACAACAATGACCTGTCCGAGTACTGGGAATTCTCCGACACGGGGATGTTCCCGCTCGACATGTCGAACGAAGCGTACAAGCTCGGCGTGAACTACATCATCTACGCGTTGACCCGTTAGCCCCCGAGGAACTAGGTGACTGCTCCGGCCCCCTCCACGTCCGAACTCGACCGTCTCGACGACGGCGCCCTTGCCGATCGCCTGCAAGGCGCCGGTCAACGCATCGCGAGTGAATTGCGCAAAGTCATCGTGGGTCAGGACGTCGTGGTGGAGCAAGCGCTGATCGCGCTCTTCGCCGGCGGCAACTGTCTGCTGGTCGGCGTCCCCGGTCTCGCCAAGACCCTGTTGATCTCCACGCTGGCCCGTGCGCTCGACCTCAAGTTCTCGCGCATTCAGTTCACACCCGACCTCATGCCCAGCGATGTCACGGGCACGGATGTGATTCAGGACGACCCGACCACCGGTCAGCGCCGCTTGGCTTTCATGCCCGGCCCCGTGTTCGCGAACGTGCTGCTGGCCGACGAAATCAACCGGACGCCGCCGAAAACGCAGGCGGCACTCCTGGAGGCCATGCAAGAGCGTCGCGTGACCGTGCAGGGACGCACCTACGAGCTCGACAAGCCGTTCTTCGTGTTCGCCACGCAGAACCCAATCGAGTTGGAAGGCACCTATCCGCTGCCGGAAGCCCAGCTCGATCGCTTCATGCTGGAAGTCATGCTCGACTACCTCCCAGAAGAAGACGAAGTCGCGGTGGTGAAGTCGACCACCTCGCTGCCGCCGGAGGCGGTGCAGTCGGTGGTGTCGAAAGAAGAGATCCTGGCCTATCAGCGCGTCGTGCGTCGCTTGCCGATCGCTGATGCCGTCACGCGGTATGCCGTGAAGCTGGTGCGCACGTCGCGCCCGGGCGAAGGCGCGCCCGACTACGTGACGCAGTTCGTGTCGTATGGCGCCTCGGTGCGCGCGGCACAGGCGCTGGTGTTGGGTGCCAAGGCGAGGGCGCTGCTGCAGGGCCGAGCCAGCGCCAGCTTCGAAGATGTGCGAGCCCTGGCGCGTCCCGTCTTGCGGCATCGTGTGCTGGTGAACTTCACGGCGCAGTCAGAGCGGGTGACCACCGATTCGCTCATCGGGCGTCTGCTCGAGAGCGTGCCGCTGCCCCGCTCCTCGCTCTGAGCGATTCGTGGCCACCGCCCCCGCGTCTTTTCTCGACCCTGCCATGCTGGCGCGCATCTCCGATCTCGCGCTGTTGGCGCGCACGGTCGTGGACGGCTTCATGCACGGCCAGCACCGGTCGTTGCGCAAAGGCTCGTCGTTGGACTTCGCCGAGCATCGCTCGTACCAGCCCGGTGACGATCTGCGTCGCATCGACTGGCGCGTGTATGGGCGTACTGACCGGTTCTACATCAAGGAGTACGACGCCGACACCAACGCCGGCGTTATCTTCGCGCTTGATGCGTCGGGTTCGATGGACTTCGGCAGCGGCGCAGTCACCAAGTTCGACTACGCGCGCTTCCTGGTGGCATCATTGGCCTGGTTGTCGAAGTCGCAGGGCGATCGCATCGGTCTGGCCACGTTCAAGGAAGAGCTGGTGGATGTCGTGCCGCCCTCGGTGCGTCATCTGCAGCTGCTGTTGCACACCTTGGCGCGCGCCACGGCGGCGGGGCCGAGCCGGCTGGTGCACTCCATCAGCCGTATCGGACATCTCACCACGCGCACCGGCATCGTGGTGCTTGTCACCGACTGCTACGAACAGCCGGAGGCACTCGGACGCGCGGTGGCCGCGCTGCGCATGGGCGGGCACGATGTGATCGTGTTTCATCTGGTCGATCCGGCGGAGAAGCAGTTGCCCGGCGACATGCCGGCCACGTTCGAAGACGCCGAGAGCGGCGCGCTGTTGCCGCTCCGACCCGGCGAGCTGCGCGAGAAGTACAACACGTTGATTACCGCGCACCATGCGGCGTTGCAGGAGCGCTTCACCAGCGCCGGCGCCGACTACGTCCGTCTCGACACGAGCGAACCTCTCGACCGTGCCCTCCACGCCTACCTCGACGCGCGGCTCGCCCGCAGTCGGGTACGCTGACGATCGACTAACCGGGTCACGCGCGCATGGGCATCGGATTCCTCGTTCCTGCATTTCTGGCCGGACTCGCCGCGTTGGCGATTCCGCTGCTGATGCATTTGCGGCATCGCGACAAGGACCGGCCGTACCGGTTCCCGTCGCTGATGTTCCTCGAGCAACTGCCCATTCGCACATCGCAGCGTCAGCGCATCACCGACTGGCCGCTACTGCTGTTGCGCGCGCTGGCGGTGGCCGCGCTCGTCTTTGCGTTTGCCCGCCCCGTACTGACCGATCGCGCCGCCGCCGGCGGCGACACGCGTCGTAAGGCGGTGGTCGTGGTGATCGATCGCTCACTCAGCATGGGCTATCAGGGCGTGTGGCCGCGGGCGCTCGATTCGGCCCGCGCGGTGGTGAACGCACTCGGCGCTGGCGATCGCGTGGGTGTGATAGCGTATGACGATGCCTCCGAAGTGCTGCAGCGTTTGAGCGACGACAAAACGCAGGCCATCGCCGCGATCTACACGCTCAAGCCGATGTCCCGCGGCACACGATTGGCGCCGGCGTTGCGTACGGCGCGCCAGATGCTGCTCGATGCACCGTTCGCGGCGGCTGAGATCATCGTGATTTCCGACCTCCAGCGGGCGGGCGCGGCCGGCATTGCCGGTATCGATCTGCCAGCCGGGGTGAAGTTGCGCAGCATTCCCGTGGGGGCGGCCACGCGCGCCAACAGTGCCGTACGCGTGATCGAAGCGCGTCGGGTGATGGATGGCTCGCGGTCACTGCTCGCGGTGAAGGCGCGCGTGCAGTCACACGAACTGCCGAGCGCGCGCATGGTAAAGGCGCGGCTCACCGTGAACGGGCGTGACGCGGCGCGCAGTGATGTGTCGCTGCAGCCCGATGGCGAAACCGTCGTGACATTCGCGCCAGTGCCCGCCCCCGATGATGCCGTGGCACTGCTGGTGTCGCTCGAGCCCGATGCGCTGGTGGCCGACGACACGCTGCACGCGGTGGTGCCGCGCGACGACGCCGTGCGGGTGGCGCTGGTGTCACCGTCAGCAGGCGCGGCCGGGGAAGCGCTGTTCATGGAGCGCGCACTCGCTATCGGCGCGGCGCCCGCCATTCAGATCGATCGCCTGGCTTCGGCCCCGGTCAGTCGCGAGGCGCTGGCCCGCACGAGTCTGATCGTGTTCTGGGATATGCTGCCGTCGGCGTCGTCGGTGGCCGCACTGCAGGACTACATCACCAAGGGCGGTGGTGTCGTGATCGCTGCCGGCTCGCGACTCGCGGCACAACGTGGCGACAACTTGCCGCTGCTGCCAGTGCGCATGAGTGGACTGGCCGACCGGTTGGCCGATCGCGGGGGGACACTGCGCGATGTGCGCATCGAGCATCCGCTGTTCACTCCGTTCCGCGAAGTGCCGGATGCGCTGAGTTCGGTGCGCTTTCTGCGCTATCCGCGGGTGGATCTTGTCGGCCCCGTTGATGTACTGGCGCGCTTCGATGATGGGCTCCCTGCCGTACTCGAACAGCGTATCGGCGAAGGCCGCTTAGTCGTGCTGACCGTACCGCTCGATGCGCAACGCAGTGACTTCCCGCTGCAGCCGGCGTTTCTGCCGTTCGTCCGGCAACTGGTGTTGCACACGTCCGGCCGTGATGCCGTGCCACTCTGGCGCGCCACCAGCGAGAGCTGGTCGCTGTCGCCGTCGGTGAACGATCCGGTGG
Coding sequences:
- a CDS encoding DUF4159 domain-containing protein, with protein sequence MISRTRVLLFTALLLSSFAPCERAQAQRRGQQPAFLPNVPYDGRLTFVRVKYQMPEFGGGGGFRGGRDIPWSHDYPRGERHFTKIVSELSSTRVRIDASNILTLDDPLLGKYPIAYMAEAGFWRPSDAEALGLRNYLAKGGFIIFDDFAGEHWMNFEMQMKKVLPNLRPIELDLSHPIFDSFYRIKSLEYDHPVYRGAKSVFYGVFEDNDPKKRMLAIVNYNNDLSEYWEFSDTGMFPLDMSNEAYKLGVNYIIYALTR
- a CDS encoding DUF58 domain-containing protein is translated as MATAPASFLDPAMLARISDLALLARTVVDGFMHGQHRSLRKGSSLDFAEHRSYQPGDDLRRIDWRVYGRTDRFYIKEYDADTNAGVIFALDASGSMDFGSGAVTKFDYARFLVASLAWLSKSQGDRIGLATFKEELVDVVPPSVRHLQLLLHTLARATAAGPSRLVHSISRIGHLTTRTGIVVLVTDCYEQPEALGRAVAALRMGGHDVIVFHLVDPAEKQLPGDMPATFEDAESGALLPLRPGELREKYNTLITAHHAALQERFTSAGADYVRLDTSEPLDRALHAYLDARLARSRVR
- a CDS encoding BatA domain-containing protein, yielding MGIGFLVPAFLAGLAALAIPLLMHLRHRDKDRPYRFPSLMFLEQLPIRTSQRQRITDWPLLLLRALAVAALVFAFARPVLTDRAAAGGDTRRKAVVVVIDRSLSMGYQGVWPRALDSARAVVNALGAGDRVGVIAYDDASEVLQRLSDDKTQAIAAIYTLKPMSRGTRLAPALRTARQMLLDAPFAAAEIIVISDLQRAGAAGIAGIDLPAGVKLRSIPVGAATRANSAVRVIEARRVMDGSRSLLAVKARVQSHELPSARMVKARLTVNGRDAARSDVSLQPDGETVVTFAPVPAPDDAVALLVSLEPDALVADDTLHAVVPRDDAVRVALVSPSAGAAGEALFMERALAIGAAPAIQIDRLASAPVSREALARTSLIVFWDMLPSASSVAALQDYITKGGGVVIAAGSRLAAQRGDNLPLLPVRMSGLADRLADRGGTLRDVRIEHPLFTPFREVPDALSSVRFLRYPRVDLVGPVDVLARFDDGLPAVLEQRIGEGRLVVLTVPLDAQRSDFPLQPAFLPFVRQLVLHTSGRDAVPLWRATSESWSLSPSVNDPVVRAPDGTLVRPRADSLGTAVPLADAGVYEAFAVSATGTAVGRVAANAPASESELTPMDTTELLLGVRDAEPGTMVSNAPPTTAELERRQNPWRVLLIIVALVLVVETIMATRGWRAVARRVRPVPPVSSSDRSPA
- a CDS encoding MoxR family ATPase, whose product is MTAPAPSTSELDRLDDGALADRLQGAGQRIASELRKVIVGQDVVVEQALIALFAGGNCLLVGVPGLAKTLLISTLARALDLKFSRIQFTPDLMPSDVTGTDVIQDDPTTGQRRLAFMPGPVFANVLLADEINRTPPKTQAALLEAMQERRVTVQGRTYELDKPFFVFATQNPIELEGTYPLPEAQLDRFMLEVMLDYLPEEDEVAVVKSTTSLPPEAVQSVVSKEEILAYQRVVRRLPIADAVTRYAVKLVRTSRPGEGAPDYVTQFVSYGASVRAAQALVLGAKARALLQGRASASFEDVRALARPVLRHRVLVNFTAQSERVTTDSLIGRLLESVPLPRSSL